A stretch of the Staphylococcus sp. NRL 16/872 genome encodes the following:
- a CDS encoding ABC transporter substrate-binding protein: MKKLIFPLIALMIVLAACGNGGSNDSSKSGSKEETKSYKLDSGKTIKIPKDPKRIAVVAPTFAGGLHKLGANIIAVSNQVDQSPILKDKFKDVTKIGDQDVEKVAKQKPDLIIVYSTDKNIKKYEKIAPTIVVDYGKHKYLEQQEMLGKIVGKEDEVKKWEEKWKEQTKKDGEDIKDAIGKDSTVAILDEFNKKLYTYGDNWGRGGEVLYQAFGLKMPKGQQDLVKKEGWAEVSQEKIEDVAGDYIVSTGEGKSKPSYETTNIWKNLPAVKNDHVVEVKAETYWYNDPYTLDFMRKDLKDKLIKASK, from the coding sequence ATGAAAAAGTTAATTTTTCCATTAATCGCTTTAATGATCGTTTTAGCTGCATGTGGGAATGGCGGTTCAAACGATTCAAGTAAATCAGGTTCAAAAGAAGAAACAAAATCATATAAGTTAGACAGTGGCAAAACAATAAAAATTCCTAAAGATCCAAAGCGTATCGCAGTCGTTGCTCCAACGTTTGCAGGTGGTTTACATAAATTAGGCGCTAATATCATTGCTGTAAGCAATCAAGTAGATCAAAGTCCGATTTTAAAAGATAAATTTAAAGATGTAACTAAAATTGGTGACCAAGACGTAGAAAAAGTTGCTAAACAAAAACCGGATTTAATTATCGTTTACTCAACTGATAAAAACATTAAAAAATACGAAAAAATCGCACCAACAATTGTTGTAGATTATGGTAAACATAAATACTTAGAACAACAAGAAATGTTAGGTAAAATTGTTGGTAAAGAAGATGAAGTGAAAAAATGGGAAGAAAAATGGAAAGAACAAACTAAAAAAGATGGTGAAGACATCAAAGATGCCATTGGTAAAGATTCAACTGTTGCTATTTTAGATGAATTTAATAAAAAATTATACACTTACGGTGACAACTGGGGCCGTGGTGGAGAAGTATTATATCAAGCATTTGGTTTAAAAATGCCAAAAGGGCAACAAGACTTAGTTAAAAAAGAAGGTTGGGCTGAAGTAAGCCAAGAAAAGATTGAAGATGTAGCAGGAGATTATATCGTTTCAACAGGTGAAGGCAAATCTAAACCAAGTTACGAAACTACAAATATTTGGAAAAACTTACCAGCTGTCAAAAATGATCATGTAGTTGAAGTAAAAGCTGAAACATATTGGTATAATGATCCATATACATTAGACTTCATGAGAAAAGATTTAAAAGACAAATTAATCAAAGCAAGTAAATAA
- a CDS encoding nucleoside hydrolase, whose protein sequence is MMSKVYFNHDGGVDDLISLFLLLQMENIELIGVSTIGADCYLEPSLSASCKIINRFSNASLKVAPSYERGANPFPKEWRMHAFFMDALPILNEQTANTQSTMSHLEAYQDIIETLTHSEEKVTLLFTGPLTDLAKALKIQPEITNNIAKLVWMGGTFLEKGNVEEPEHDGTAEWNAFWDPEAVKTVFDSDIEIDMVALESTNQVPLTPAVRQMWANERSYIGVDFLGVSYAAVPPLTHFVTNSTYFLWDVLTTAYVGKADLVHSIKVNVDVESRGPSQGRTYLTEQGRPIHVVTVVKHDEFFKYITDLAKRIET, encoded by the coding sequence ATAATGTCTAAGGTATATTTTAATCATGATGGAGGGGTAGATGATTTAATCTCTCTCTTTTTATTATTACAAATGGAGAACATTGAACTTATTGGTGTGAGTACTATTGGCGCAGATTGCTACTTAGAGCCATCACTTAGTGCGTCTTGTAAGATTATTAATCGCTTCTCTAACGCTTCATTAAAAGTTGCGCCATCATATGAGCGTGGGGCTAATCCTTTTCCAAAAGAATGGCGAATGCATGCTTTCTTCATGGATGCCTTACCTATATTAAATGAACAGACTGCTAACACTCAATCTACTATGAGCCACTTAGAGGCGTATCAAGATATCATTGAAACGTTAACGCACTCTGAAGAGAAGGTAACCTTACTATTCACTGGTCCGCTTACAGATTTAGCTAAAGCATTAAAAATTCAACCCGAAATTACTAACAATATTGCAAAACTTGTTTGGATGGGCGGGACTTTTCTTGAAAAAGGAAATGTAGAAGAACCTGAACATGATGGCACAGCCGAATGGAATGCGTTTTGGGATCCAGAAGCGGTAAAAACTGTATTCGACAGCGACATTGAAATAGACATGGTTGCCTTAGAAAGTACAAATCAAGTACCACTGACACCAGCTGTACGACAAATGTGGGCAAACGAACGTTCATATATAGGTGTAGATTTTTTAGGGGTGAGTTACGCAGCGGTACCACCACTTACACATTTCGTGACCAATTCAACTTATTTCTTATGGGATGTATTAACGACAGCTTACGTAGGTAAAGCGGATTTAGTTCACTCAATAAAAGTTAACGTGGATGTAGAAAGTCGAGGTCCGAGTCAAGGACGCACATATCTTACAGAACAAGGACGCCCAATCCATGTAGTTACTGTAGTAAAACATGATGAATTCTTTAAATATATTACTGATTTAGCGAAAAGAATAGAAACGTAA
- a CDS encoding biotin transporter BioY produces MNTKNLVYTALMTAIICVLGLVPGFPLPFMPVPIVLQNIGIFLAGIILGKKYGALSVIVFLLLAAAGLPVLSGGRGGIGVFAGPSAGFLFLYPVVAYLIGFVRDRYIHKINFIVLFIPTVVCGILLLDIVGTMVMGFIIDMPVSKAIVFSLTYIPGDLIKAIIACLIGTTMLNHSRFKNLIQ; encoded by the coding sequence ATGAATACAAAGAATTTAGTATATACAGCATTAATGACAGCAATTATATGTGTATTAGGATTAGTTCCTGGTTTCCCGCTTCCATTTATGCCTGTACCTATTGTTTTACAAAATATTGGGATATTTTTAGCAGGGATTATTTTAGGTAAAAAATATGGTGCCTTAAGTGTCATTGTATTTTTATTACTAGCAGCTGCCGGTTTACCAGTCTTATCTGGAGGTCGTGGTGGTATTGGCGTATTTGCAGGACCATCAGCAGGTTTCTTATTCTTATATCCTGTAGTAGCATACCTAATCGGATTCGTAAGAGATCGCTATATTCACAAAATTAATTTTATTGTGTTGTTCATTCCAACAGTTGTATGTGGCATTTTACTTTTAGATATTGTAGGCACAATGGTCATGGGCTTCATTATTGACATGCCAGTTAGTAAAGCAATTGTATTTTCACTAACATATATTCCGGGCGATTTAATTAAAGCTATCATAGCTTGCTTAATCGGTACAACAATGCTAAATCATTCTCGCTTTAAAAATTTGATACAATAA
- a CDS encoding GNAT family N-acetyltransferase codes for MSAISMKNIAQEGQRYLEDEQKIIYLTPSQPLKYDTNKWVYKTLPTLEQWHQDIAQQFKLHKQQSSNHLAFTFPENESLNQTWLSEIKNEGFQLGILELYIIEGTELVRFKRRPDITIGRVDANNIEDYLAIYRSFALPYGEDFANESVNTTRETILNKEDTVSRCVAYLEGKAVGTVDVIETDKTVEIDSFGVLEGYQRQGIGTTIQSYIGETAGKRPVILVADGEDTAKDMYIKQGYTYQSFIYHIVKENVE; via the coding sequence ATGAGTGCAATATCTATGAAAAACATTGCTCAAGAAGGTCAACGTTATTTAGAAGATGAACAAAAAATCATCTATTTAACACCTTCACAACCTTTGAAATATGATACGAATAAGTGGGTTTATAAAACACTTCCCACTTTAGAACAATGGCATCAAGATATAGCACAGCAATTTAAATTACATAAGCAACAATCATCTAACCACTTAGCATTTACTTTTCCAGAGAATGAATCGCTTAATCAAACATGGCTTTCAGAAATTAAAAATGAAGGCTTTCAATTAGGCATATTAGAACTATATATAATAGAAGGAACAGAGTTAGTTCGATTTAAACGACGCCCTGATATAACAATAGGTCGAGTGGATGCTAATAATATAGAAGATTATTTAGCTATCTATCGTTCATTTGCTTTGCCTTACGGAGAAGACTTCGCAAATGAAAGTGTTAACACTACAAGAGAAACCATATTAAATAAGGAAGATACGGTTTCAAGATGTGTGGCATATTTAGAGGGAAAAGCAGTAGGAACTGTAGATGTTATTGAAACAGATAAAACGGTAGAAATTGATAGTTTTGGTGTATTAGAAGGTTACCAACGCCAAGGTATTGGTACAACAATACAGTCTTATATTGGCGAAACAGCAGGGAAACGTCCTGTTATACTTGTAGCAGATGGAGAAGATACTGCGAAAGATATGTATATCAAACAAGGCTATACCTATCAAAGTTTCATTTATCACATCGTTAAAGAAAATGTAGAATAG
- the fdhD gene encoding formate dehydrogenase accessory sulfurtransferase FdhD, whose translation MDEDVLKGQSIMRYEDGKLFETTDSYVTEFPLTIMVNGSEFATVICSPTHMEELVVGFLASEGAIFKKEEIKSLQIDDSKGFAHVELTKDLGDRFEYSTKRMIASCCGKSREFYFHNDAAVAKTSMSKITLTPKQVLNMMTALQSASTLFKKTGGLHNAAISDGNEFFEHRQDIGRHNALDKLYGFCLQRHIPVRNKVLIFSGRISSEILLKAAKIGVGVILSKSAPTTLAITLANDLNITAIGFIRDGNFNVYSHPERIEEAPSN comes from the coding sequence ATGGATGAAGATGTTTTAAAAGGACAATCCATCATGCGCTATGAAGATGGCAAATTATTTGAAACAACAGACAGTTATGTGACTGAATTTCCCTTAACTATTATGGTTAACGGTTCTGAATTTGCGACTGTCATTTGTAGTCCTACTCATATGGAAGAATTAGTCGTCGGTTTCTTAGCTTCTGAGGGCGCCATTTTCAAAAAAGAAGAAATAAAATCATTACAGATTGATGATAGTAAAGGATTCGCGCATGTAGAATTGACGAAAGATTTGGGCGATCGATTTGAATACTCTACTAAACGTATGATTGCTTCTTGCTGTGGGAAAAGTCGTGAATTTTACTTCCATAATGATGCAGCCGTTGCTAAAACATCTATGTCTAAAATCACTTTGACTCCTAAGCAAGTGTTGAATATGATGACCGCGTTACAAAGTGCCAGCACCTTATTTAAGAAGACAGGTGGGTTACACAATGCCGCTATCAGTGATGGAAATGAATTCTTTGAGCATAGACAAGACATTGGTCGTCATAATGCGTTAGACAAACTTTATGGGTTTTGTTTGCAACGTCATATTCCTGTTAGAAATAAAGTACTTATCTTTAGTGGTCGTATCTCATCTGAAATATTACTTAAGGCAGCAAAAATTGGTGTAGGTGTTATTTTATCTAAATCGGCCCCTACGACATTAGCAATTACACTCGCTAATGATCTTAATATTACAGCAATTGGTTTTATAAGAGATGGCAATTTTAACGTATATAGTCATCCTGAAAGAATAGAAGAGGCGCCATCAAACTAA
- the modA gene encoding molybdate ABC transporter substrate-binding protein, which translates to MNIKHFLAVIATLAIILAGCSNSGSSDDNKKSSDSSNKDSDKKQELRISAAASLGDVSKELEKEFKKEHKNVDVTFNYGGSGALRQQIEKGAPADVFMSANTKDVDALKNKDKAHDTYKYAHNKLVLVGDKNSDDSSVKDLKGNEKLAIGEVKTVPAGKYAKQYLDDQGLYNSVKDKLVFAKDVKQVLNYVEKGNAQMGFVYKTDLFTDNKKTDKVNEIKEVDLKKPITYEAGATSDKKLAKEWMDFLKSDKAKDILKDYHFEV; encoded by the coding sequence ATGAATATTAAACATTTCTTGGCTGTCATTGCAACATTAGCTATTATTTTAGCGGGTTGTTCAAATTCAGGAAGTAGTGATGATAACAAAAAATCATCAGACTCAAGTAATAAAGATAGCGATAAAAAACAAGAACTTCGAATTTCAGCAGCAGCTAGTTTAGGTGATGTAAGTAAAGAACTAGAAAAAGAATTTAAAAAAGAGCATAAAAATGTAGATGTTACTTTTAACTATGGTGGTTCAGGTGCATTAAGACAACAAATTGAAAAAGGCGCACCAGCGGATGTATTTATGTCTGCCAATACGAAAGACGTAGATGCATTGAAGAACAAAGACAAGGCTCACGATACATACAAATATGCACATAACAAACTTGTATTAGTTGGTGATAAAAACAGTGATGATTCATCAGTAAAAGATTTAAAAGGTAATGAAAAATTAGCAATTGGTGAAGTTAAAACTGTACCAGCTGGTAAATATGCAAAACAATATCTTGACGATCAAGGTTTATACAACAGCGTGAAAGATAAATTAGTTTTTGCAAAAGACGTTAAACAAGTATTAAATTACGTAGAAAAAGGCAATGCTCAAATGGGCTTTGTTTACAAAACAGATTTATTCACTGACAACAAAAAAACTGATAAAGTAAACGAAATTAAAGAAGTAGACTTGAAAAAACCAATCACTTATGAAGCTGGTGCAACTTCTGATAAAAAACTTGCTAAAGAGTGGATGGATTTCTTAAAATCTGATAAAGCTAAAGACATCTTAAAAGATTATCACTTTGAAGTTTAA
- the modB gene encoding molybdate ABC transporter permease subunit produces the protein MPDITPFWISIKVAVISTIIVSILGIFVSRLLYKGKGHLTKLLESFILLPIVLPPTVLGFILLIIFSPRSVVGSFFTNVLHLPVVFTMTGAVIASVIVSFPLMYQHTIQGFRGINPKMLNTARTMGASENKIFYRLILPLSKRSIMAGIMMSFARAIGEFGATLMIAGYIPNKTNTLPLEIYFLVDQGRENQAWLWVLVLVAFSITVIGVLNFANRDKSQEVE, from the coding sequence ATGCCTGATATAACACCTTTTTGGATCTCTATCAAAGTAGCCGTTATAAGTACAATAATAGTATCAATATTAGGCATTTTTGTATCACGTCTACTTTATAAAGGGAAAGGGCATTTAACTAAACTCCTTGAAAGCTTTATATTATTACCTATTGTTTTACCTCCAACGGTACTAGGGTTTATTTTGTTAATTATATTTTCTCCTAGAAGTGTGGTAGGAAGCTTTTTTACAAATGTACTACATCTTCCAGTAGTATTTACAATGACAGGTGCAGTAATTGCATCTGTCATTGTTAGTTTTCCGTTGATGTATCAACATACGATTCAAGGGTTTAGAGGAATCAATCCTAAAATGCTTAATACTGCTCGTACAATGGGCGCAAGTGAGAACAAAATATTTTATCGTCTAATATTACCTTTGTCTAAACGTTCAATTATGGCAGGTATAATGATGAGCTTCGCACGTGCGATAGGTGAATTTGGAGCTACGCTTATGATAGCAGGGTATATCCCTAATAAAACGAATACCCTGCCATTAGAAATTTATTTCCTAGTTGATCAGGGAAGAGAAAATCAGGCATGGTTATGGGTACTTGTGCTAGTCGCATTTTCAATAACAGTAATAGGGGTATTGAATTTCGCGAATCGAGATAAGTCACAGGAGGTGGAGTAG
- a CDS encoding ATP-binding cassette domain-containing protein → MLRLKLQYQLKKTFIDIDINDTAPKIYAIRGPSGIGKTTVLNMIAGLRKPDYAYIKINDRLIMDTDKKVNVKIQDRRIGYLFQDYQLFPNMTVKKNITFMAKSSVHIDSLVETLNIKHLMNQYPVTLSGGESQRVALARTLSAKPDLILLDEPFSSLDENTRDEGIKLIKRIFKDWKIPIIFVTHSNYEAEVLADKIIKIG, encoded by the coding sequence ATGTTACGTCTTAAATTGCAGTATCAATTAAAAAAGACATTTATTGATATTGATATAAATGACACTGCTCCTAAGATTTATGCCATAAGAGGGCCTTCAGGAATTGGTAAAACAACTGTATTAAATATGATAGCAGGTTTACGTAAGCCAGATTATGCGTATATTAAAATTAATGATCGGCTTATAATGGATACAGATAAAAAGGTAAATGTTAAAATACAGGATCGACGCATTGGTTATCTCTTCCAAGATTATCAATTGTTTCCTAATATGACTGTAAAGAAAAATATTACCTTTATGGCAAAATCTTCTGTTCATATAGATTCATTAGTTGAAACGTTAAATATAAAGCATCTTATGAATCAATATCCAGTAACACTTTCTGGAGGTGAATCTCAGCGTGTGGCACTTGCACGCACGCTAAGTGCTAAACCAGATTTAATCTTGTTAGATGAGCCATTCTCAAGTTTAGATGAAAATACTAGAGATGAAGGTATTAAATTGATAAAACGCATTTTTAAAGATTGGAAGATACCTATTATCTTTGTAACCCACTCTAACTATGAAGCAGAAGTACTAGCAGATAAAATCATCAAAATTGGATAA
- a CDS encoding ThiF family adenylyltransferase encodes MTQARYSRQILFKHIGETGQEEIGRKHVLIIGMGALGTHVAEGLVRAGVQALTIVDRDYIEFSNLQRQTLFTEEDAKDMLPKVVAAKNHLTQINSDIHINAYIQHVDYYFLETHAKDIDLIIDATDNFDTRQLINDYAYKMNVPWIYGGVVQSTYAQATFIPGTTPCFNCVMPQLPSINLTCDTVGVIQPAVTMTTSFQLRDALKLLTGNDIPTKLTYGDIWDASHYTIGFSRMHREDCPTCGSKPTFPYLNQNHTLYATLCGRDTVQYENPDITQDMIVTFLNDHNLKYKSNQYMVMFEFKGHRFVSFQGGRILVHGTTTTSEAINLINQLFG; translated from the coding sequence ATGACTCAAGCACGGTATTCGAGACAAATCTTATTTAAACATATTGGAGAAACAGGGCAAGAAGAGATTGGTCGTAAACATGTATTAATAATAGGTATGGGTGCTTTAGGTACTCATGTTGCTGAAGGTTTAGTTCGTGCAGGCGTACAAGCACTAACTATTGTTGATAGAGATTACATTGAATTTAGTAACTTACAACGTCAAACCCTTTTCACTGAAGAAGATGCCAAAGATATGCTACCTAAAGTAGTGGCTGCTAAAAACCATCTTACCCAAATCAACTCTGACATTCATATTAATGCCTATATCCAACATGTAGATTATTATTTTTTAGAGACCCATGCTAAGGATATCGATTTAATTATAGATGCGACAGATAACTTTGATACACGTCAATTAATTAATGATTATGCTTATAAGATGAATGTCCCGTGGATTTATGGAGGAGTAGTACAAAGTACGTATGCACAAGCAACCTTTATTCCTGGAACAACGCCATGTTTTAATTGTGTGATGCCTCAATTACCGTCTATTAATTTAACATGTGATACTGTGGGTGTGATTCAACCTGCTGTAACTATGACGACAAGCTTTCAACTTAGAGATGCACTTAAGTTATTAACTGGCAATGACATACCAACAAAGCTGACATATGGTGATATTTGGGATGCTAGTCATTACACTATTGGATTTAGTCGAATGCACCGTGAAGATTGTCCTACTTGCGGAAGTAAACCAACTTTTCCGTATTTAAATCAAAATCATACATTATATGCTACATTATGTGGTAGAGATACAGTACAGTATGAAAATCCGGATATTACTCAAGATATGATAGTGACATTTCTTAATGACCATAACTTGAAATATAAATCCAATCAGTACATGGTAATGTTTGAGTTTAAAGGACATCGATTTGTAAGCTTTCAAGGTGGGCGTATACTTGTTCATGGAACAACCACGACGTCAGAGGCTATCAATTTAATTAACCAATTATTTGGATAA
- a CDS encoding molybdenum cofactor biosynthesis protein B, which yields MHQHEHEKVERNIRCAVLTISDTRDKESDKGGQLVQSLLHDMNVEVDEDHYTIVKDNKEDIQSQIDSWLASDIDVIITTGGTGISQKDITIEAIRPLLDKEIEGFGELFRYLSYTEDVGTKSLLSRAIAGTVMNKLIFTLPGSTGAVKLAIEKLIKPELNHMVYELNK from the coding sequence ATGCATCAACATGAACACGAAAAAGTAGAAAGAAATATTCGTTGCGCAGTTTTAACAATTTCAGATACACGTGATAAGGAAAGTGATAAAGGCGGTCAATTAGTCCAATCTTTATTACACGATATGAATGTAGAAGTAGATGAGGATCATTACACTATTGTGAAAGATAATAAAGAAGATATTCAATCTCAAATTGACAGTTGGTTGGCTTCTGATATTGATGTCATTATCACTACTGGTGGTACAGGTATCTCTCAAAAAGATATTACAATAGAAGCAATACGCCCCTTACTAGATAAAGAAATTGAAGGCTTTGGCGAATTGTTTAGATACTTAAGTTATACAGAAGATGTAGGTACGAAATCACTTCTTTCAAGAGCGATTGCTGGTACTGTAATGAATAAATTAATCTTTACGCTTCCAGGTTCAACTGGTGCAGTGAAACTAGCAATTGAGAAATTAATTAAACCTGAATTAAATCATATGGTATATGAATTGAATAAATAA
- the moaC gene encoding cyclic pyranopterin monophosphate synthase MoaC, with the protein MSEFTHINEQGNAKMVDVSDKNITKRTAQAHSSITVNHTIYQQIIDNTNKKGNVLNTAQIAGIMAAKNTATIIPMCHPLPLTGIDVNFSWQANEDDTYTLNITAIVSTTGKTGVEMEALTAASATALTVYDMTKAVDKGMIIGETYLESKSGGKSGDYQR; encoded by the coding sequence ATGTCAGAATTCACGCATATTAACGAACAAGGTAATGCTAAAATGGTAGACGTTTCAGATAAAAACATTACAAAGCGTACTGCACAAGCCCATTCAAGCATTACAGTTAATCACACTATTTATCAACAAATCATTGATAATACAAATAAAAAAGGTAACGTTTTAAATACTGCACAAATTGCAGGTATTATGGCTGCTAAAAATACAGCCACTATTATTCCGATGTGCCACCCACTACCTTTAACTGGTATTGATGTTAACTTCTCATGGCAAGCAAATGAGGATGATACTTACACATTAAACATAACAGCCATCGTCTCTACTACTGGTAAAACTGGCGTTGAAATGGAAGCATTAACGGCAGCTTCAGCTACTGCTTTAACGGTTTATGATATGACGAAAGCAGTCGATAAAGGTATGATTATTGGTGAAACATATCTTGAGTCTAAATCCGGTGGCAAATCAGGTGATTATCAACGTTAA
- the glp gene encoding gephyrin-like molybdotransferase Glp — translation MAVEKRNPIPVKEAIHRVVTQDIFTKHTTVNLEDSLGHILSEDIVATYDIPRFNKSPYDGFAIRSEDSAGAYSENRKQFKVIDHIGAGSVSEKTLGQNEAVRIMTGAQLPEGADAVVMFEQTVEDGDTFTIRKPFEAHENVSLKGEETTTGDVVLKKGQVINPGAIAVLATYGYTEVPVTQKPSVAIIATGSELLDVHEELQPGKIRNSNGPMIQALAEKFGLKVENYKIQQDDLQSSIEVVKDAMATHDIVITTGGVSVGDFDYLPEIYKAVDAEVLFNKVGMRPGSVTTVAVANGQYLFGLSGNPSACFTGFELFVKPAVQHMMGATAYYPQVVKATLMEDFSKANPFTRFIRAHASFSHNGATVVPSGFNKSGAVVAIAHSNAMIMLPGGTRGFKAGHTVDVILTESNVFEEEMTL, via the coding sequence ATGGCTGTAGAAAAAAGAAATCCAATACCTGTAAAAGAAGCAATTCATCGAGTAGTAACACAAGATATTTTTACGAAGCATACTACTGTGAATTTAGAAGATAGTTTAGGTCATATATTATCTGAAGATATCGTGGCAACTTATGATATTCCACGTTTTAATAAATCACCTTATGATGGCTTTGCGATTAGAAGTGAAGATTCAGCAGGTGCTTATTCTGAGAACCGTAAACAATTTAAGGTAATTGACCATATTGGTGCAGGTTCTGTTTCTGAAAAAACATTAGGTCAAAATGAAGCTGTACGTATTATGACAGGTGCACAACTTCCCGAAGGTGCTGATGCAGTAGTGATGTTCGAACAAACCGTTGAAGATGGTGATACATTTACTATTCGTAAACCTTTTGAAGCACATGAAAATGTTTCCCTTAAAGGTGAAGAGACAACAACTGGTGATGTTGTACTGAAAAAAGGACAAGTGATTAATCCAGGAGCTATAGCTGTATTAGCTACTTATGGTTATACTGAAGTACCTGTTACTCAAAAACCTAGCGTAGCAATTATAGCAACTGGAAGTGAATTGTTAGATGTACATGAAGAGTTACAACCAGGTAAAATTCGTAATTCTAATGGGCCAATGATTCAAGCATTAGCAGAGAAATTTGGTTTAAAAGTAGAGAATTATAAAATTCAACAAGATGATTTACAAAGTAGTATAGAAGTTGTCAAAGATGCGATGGCTACACATGATATTGTTATTACAACTGGTGGCGTGTCAGTAGGAGATTTCGATTACTTACCTGAAATATACAAAGCTGTAGATGCAGAAGTATTATTCAATAAAGTAGGAATGCGTCCTGGTAGTGTGACTACTGTTGCCGTAGCGAATGGCCAATATTTATTTGGTTTATCAGGTAATCCGTCTGCTTGTTTCACTGGTTTTGAACTCTTCGTAAAACCTGCTGTGCAACATATGATGGGTGCTACAGCTTATTACCCACAAGTTGTTAAAGCAACTTTAATGGAAGATTTTTCAAAAGCTAATCCATTTACACGTTTTATTCGTGCACATGCCTCTTTCTCGCATAATGGTGCGACAGTTGTACCATCAGGATTTAATAAGTCAGGTGCCGTTGTAGCAATTGCGCATAGTAACGCAATGATAATGTTGCCAGGAGGAACACGTGGATTTAAAGCTGGACACACAGTCGATGTAATTCTTACTGAATCAAATGTGTTTGAAGAGGAAATGACTTTATGA
- the mobB gene encoding molybdopterin-guanine dinucleotide biosynthesis protein B: MILQIVGFKNSGKTTLMQQTIKFLKSHGYTVATIKHHGHQGEDIALQDAQVDHMKHFEAGADQSIVQGTEYQQTVTRAHKQNLTQIIDESVTISCNIILVEGFKNEDFDKVIVYRNQEELDELSNLSRVRYRYHFQEENALEQYEEWLLDWIKQKD, encoded by the coding sequence ATGATTCTTCAAATAGTGGGTTTTAAAAATTCTGGCAAAACAACGCTTATGCAACAAACGATAAAATTTTTAAAATCTCATGGCTATACCGTAGCTACTATTAAACATCATGGACATCAAGGTGAAGATATTGCTTTGCAAGACGCCCAAGTGGATCATATGAAACATTTTGAAGCGGGTGCCGATCAAAGTATCGTTCAAGGTACTGAGTATCAACAAACAGTTACACGTGCGCATAAACAAAACCTTACTCAAATTATTGACGAATCTGTTACAATAAGTTGTAATATCATTTTAGTCGAAGGCTTTAAAAATGAAGACTTTGACAAGGTGATTGTGTATCGTAACCAAGAAGAACTTGATGAATTATCAAATTTAAGTCGTGTGCGTTATCGTTATCATTTTCAAGAAGAGAATGCACTTGAACAATACGAAGAATGGTTACTAGATTGGATTAAACAAAAGGACTGA
- a CDS encoding molybdenum cofactor biosynthesis protein MoaE, translated as MKQFEVVTEPIETEQYRDFTLNEHQGAVVVFTGHVREWTKGVKTEYLEYEAYVPMAEKKLAQIGEEINERWPGTITTIVHRIGPLQISDIAVLIAVSSPHRKDAYRANEYAIERIKEVVPIWKKEIWEDGAEWQGHQRGSHEEATKGDV; from the coding sequence ATGAAACAATTTGAAGTCGTTACTGAGCCAATTGAAACTGAACAGTATCGAGACTTTACTTTAAACGAACACCAAGGTGCAGTTGTAGTCTTTACAGGACATGTACGTGAATGGACGAAAGGTGTTAAAACAGAATACCTTGAATATGAGGCGTATGTACCAATGGCAGAGAAGAAACTTGCGCAAATTGGTGAAGAGATAAACGAACGCTGGCCTGGAACGATTACTACGATAGTGCATCGCATTGGACCGCTTCAAATTTCTGATATCGCAGTGCTTATCGCGGTATCATCACCCCATCGTAAAGATGCGTATCGAGCAAATGAATATGCGATTGAACGTATTAAAGAAGTTGTGCCAATTTGGAAAAAAGAAATTTGGGAAGATGGCGCCGAATGGCAAGGCCATCAACGTGGTAGTCACGAAGAAGCAACTAAAGGAGATGTCTAA